One Ahaetulla prasina isolate Xishuangbanna chromosome 1, ASM2864084v1, whole genome shotgun sequence DNA window includes the following coding sequences:
- the SOBP gene encoding sine oculis-binding protein homolog isoform X3: MLCCLPKSILQKKQGHYISLQARDEDGHAENFPQQHYAKETPRLAFKNNCELLVCDWCKHIRHTKEYLDFGDGERRLQFCSAKCLNQYKMDIFYKETQANLPAGLCSTLHPPVENKAEGTGVQLLTPDSWNISLADARRKAPSPVSAAGQIQGPGPSSSTTASPSDTANCSVTKIPTPVPKPIPINENPNIPPVSVQPPASIVPPIGVPPRSPPMVMTNRGPVPLPIFMEQQILQQIRPPFIRGPPHHASNPNSPLSNPMIPGIGPPPGGPRNMGPTSSPMHRPMLSPHIHPPTTPTMPGNPPGLLPPPPPGVPLPSLPFPPVSMMPNGPMPMPQMMNFGLPSLAPLVPPPTLLVPYPVIVPLPVPIPIPIPIPHINDSKPPNGFSSNGESFIPNTPNDTTGAKPTSNSVSPRNSKQGPSKPSDSSPGCSGQSLNQTQVHQQHSKNEVVDLTVRSSSPVNNKFGFPTVLQGPQDGVIDLTVGHRSRLHNVIHRALYAEVKVEHEASSVVNLTSGSSDKRNCSDCRKNCSPTETKTLPGGDPPHCGSSLPVASGTPENAAAAACNVIVNGTKVPEISKNSETPQEQKKTQLQPCLLEELPVSELESVKENNCTSNCRREGESGKKTGEESLFGGDKQDPNLNNPADEDHAYALRMLPKAGCVIQPVPRPVDKTAIGPCIISTPILSTGPEDLEPPLKRRCLRIRNQNK; this comes from the coding sequence GTGTGTGACTGGTGTAAGCACATAAGACACACAAAAGAGTATCTGGATTTTGGGGACGGGGAAAGAAGGCTACAATTCTGCAGTGCAAAATGTCTCAATCAGTACAAAATGGACATTTTCTACAAAGAGACACAGGCCAATCTTCCAGCTGGACTCTGCAGCACATTACATCCTCCAGTAGAAAATAAAGCAGAAGGCACTGGGGTGCAGCTGCTGACTCCAGATTCTTGGAATATATCGCTAGCAGATGCTCGGAGAAAGGCCCCATCCCCAGTGTCTGCAGCTGGCCAAATTCAAGGTCCTGGACCATCCTCGTCTACCACTGCCTCTCCATCTGATACTGCCAACTGCTCTGTCACTAAAATCCCAACACCGGTTCCCAAACCTATTCCCATCAATGAGAATCCAAATATTCCACCAGTTTCTGTTCAGCCACCTGCTAGTATTGTGCCTCCAATCGGTGTCCCACCTCGAAGTCCGCCCATGGTGATGACAAACCGTGGACCAGTTCCCTTGCCCATATTCATGGAGCAGCAAATTCTGCAGCAGATTCGTCCACCGTTTATTCGAGGGCCACCTCATCATGCCTCAAATCCAAATAGCCCTCTGTCCAATCCAATGATTCCTGGAATTGGCCCGCCACCAGGTGGTCCTAGAAATATGGGACCCACTTCCAGCCCAATGCATAGGCCAATGCTGTCCCCTCATATCCATCCTCCAACAACTCCAACCATGCctggaaatcctccaggcttactACCCCCTCCACCGCCAGGAGTTCCTTTGCCCAGCCTGCCTTTCCCTCCTGTAAGCATGATGCCAAATGGTCCTATGCCCATGCCACAGATGATGAACTTTGGTTTGCCATCTCTCGCCCCATTAGTGCCACCACCAACCCTCTTAGTGCCATATCCTGTTATTGTTCCACTTCCTGTCCCAATCCCAATTCCAATCCCCATTCCTCACATCAATGATTCCAAGCCCCCAAATGGCTTCTCGAGCAACGGGGAAAGCTTCATTCCAAATACACCCAACGACACAACAGGGGCTAAGCCAACAAGTAACTCTGTGTCCCCCAGGAATTCTAAACAAGGCCCTTCCAAGCCTTCCGATTCATCACCAGGCTGCTCAGGCCAGTCCTTAAATCAAACCCAAGTGCATCAGCAGCACAGTAAAAATGAAGTTGTTGATTTGACTGTGAGATCGAGTAGTCCTGTGAACAACAAGTTTGGTTTTCCTACAGTACTACAGGGACCACAGGATGGTGTGATAGACTTAACTGTAGGTCACAGGTCTAGACTACACAACGTTATCCACAGGGCTTTGTATGCTGAAGTCAAAGTTGAACATGAAGCTAGCAGTGTTGTGAATCTGACTTCAGGTAGCTCAGATAAAAGGAACTGCAGTGACTGCAGGAAAAATTGCAGCCCCACCGAAACAAAGACATTACCGGGTGGTGATCCACCTCACTGCGGCTCCTCCCTCCCAGTTGCCTCTGGCACTCCAGAAAATGCTGCAGCTGCAGCCTGCAATGTCATTGTGAATGGCACAAAAGTCCCCGAGATTTCTAAGAACTCAGAAACACCCCAAGAACAGAAAAAGACTCAGCTTCAACCCTGTTTGCTGGAGGAGCTGCCAGTGAGTGAGCTGGAATCCGTTAAGGAGAATAACTGTACATCAAACTGTCGCCGAGAAGGAGAGTCTGGTAAGAAGACGGGGGAAGAGTCTCTCTTTGGGGGAGACAAACAAGATCCGAACCTTAACAATCCAGCTGATGAGGATCATGCGTATGCTTTGCGGATGCTACCCAAAGCAGGCTGTGTCATCCAGCCTGTACCCAGACCAGTGGACAAGACTGCTATTGGACCCTGCATTATTTCAACGCCAATTCTCAGCACAGGGCCAGAAGATCTAGAGCCACCACTGAAAAGGAGGTGTCTCCGAATTCGAAATCAGAATAAGTAA